A single window of Psychrobacter raelei DNA harbors:
- a CDS encoding YifB family Mg chelatase-like AAA ATPase — protein sequence MSFAQVHTRSVVGLHAPKVRVEVHLSQGLPALTIVGLPEAAVRESKDRVRSALINSDFQFPNRRLTINLAPADLPKEGARLDLPIAMGILAASGQLEPEWLESYEFIGELALSGELREISGALAVARAIKSEAMAAKSDDRARKLMVPAGNAIEASRISGMQVYAVKSLKQVCEHLQAENNPLGVHPASSEQGLLTAVVSQEAKQKVAYKVDLADVKGQHHARRALEIAAAGGHSLLFSGPPGSGKTLMAARLPTILPDLSEEEALEVASTYSVANTEYHYGTRPFREIHHTISAVALVGGGSRPKPGEITLANKGVLFLDEMPEFDRKVLEVLRQPLESKQITISRANQQATFPANFQLVAAMNPCPCGYHGDPSNRCHCRPEQIQRYQDKISGPLLDRIDLQVSVPALPISDLQNSQPGEASQTVRTRVTRAYKRQQERQNKPNCELTPSEMDEHITLGDSEKQLLAMAQSKLNLSARGYHRLLRVARTIADLANSTDIKTPHLSEALSYRGG from the coding sequence ATGTCTTTTGCTCAAGTCCATACCCGCTCGGTCGTCGGGCTACATGCCCCTAAAGTTAGGGTTGAGGTACATTTATCGCAAGGCTTGCCTGCGCTCACTATAGTGGGGCTTCCTGAAGCGGCAGTGCGTGAGAGTAAAGATAGGGTCCGCTCGGCATTGATTAACTCGGATTTTCAATTTCCCAATCGGCGATTGACCATCAACTTGGCCCCTGCGGACTTGCCCAAAGAAGGGGCACGATTGGATTTGCCCATTGCTATGGGTATCTTAGCGGCCAGTGGTCAGCTTGAGCCTGAGTGGTTAGAGTCTTATGAGTTTATTGGTGAGCTGGCATTAAGCGGAGAGCTGCGCGAAATATCAGGTGCGCTTGCAGTAGCACGAGCCATAAAAAGCGAAGCCATGGCGGCAAAATCAGATGATAGGGCGCGCAAGCTGATGGTTCCGGCAGGTAATGCCATTGAAGCAAGCCGGATAAGTGGTATGCAGGTTTATGCCGTCAAGAGCTTAAAACAAGTGTGCGAGCATTTGCAGGCAGAAAACAATCCGTTAGGCGTCCACCCAGCAAGCAGCGAACAGGGGTTACTGACAGCCGTAGTGTCGCAAGAGGCTAAGCAGAAAGTGGCTTATAAGGTGGATTTGGCTGATGTTAAAGGGCAGCATCATGCCAGACGGGCACTGGAGATTGCAGCTGCTGGCGGTCATTCATTGTTATTTAGTGGCCCTCCTGGCTCAGGTAAGACCTTGATGGCAGCTCGATTGCCGACCATATTGCCAGACTTAAGTGAAGAAGAAGCGCTGGAGGTCGCCAGCACTTATTCTGTGGCCAATACTGAGTATCATTATGGCACTCGCCCCTTTCGCGAAATTCACCATACTATTTCGGCGGTGGCCTTGGTCGGGGGCGGCTCACGCCCTAAGCCTGGCGAGATTACACTGGCCAATAAAGGCGTTTTATTCTTAGATGAGATGCCAGAGTTTGATCGAAAAGTGTTAGAGGTATTGCGTCAGCCCTTAGAATCAAAGCAAATCACCATTAGCCGGGCCAATCAACAAGCAACTTTTCCGGCTAACTTTCAATTGGTAGCGGCGATGAACCCTTGTCCTTGTGGTTATCATGGTGACCCTTCTAATCGTTGCCATTGTCGACCTGAACAAATTCAGCGTTATCAGGATAAAATTTCTGGTCCTCTACTAGATAGAATAGATTTGCAGGTTAGTGTACCCGCTTTACCGATTAGTGACCTTCAGAATAGTCAGCCAGGTGAGGCCTCACAGACGGTTCGAACACGGGTAACTCGTGCTTATAAACGTCAACAGGAGCGGCAAAACAAACCCAATTGTGAGTTAACCCCAAGCGAAATGGACGAGCATATTACGTTGGGTGACAGTGAAAAACAGCTGTTAGCGATGGCACAAAGCAAACTGAATTTATCCGCCCGTGGCTACCACCGATTATTGCGAGTGGCACGAACCATAGCAGATTTGGCAAACAGTACAGATATAAAAACGCCTCATTTAAGTGAGGCGCTTAGCTATCGTGGCGGCTAG
- a CDS encoding outer membrane beta-barrel protein: MKTLQKTLLALVAGSLMTAGAQAAITYGNGMTAQPYIGAKIGQYDLDDADDEALSYGVYGGAKFTPNFGIEAEYLTTSDEDFAPGSEYSADVYGLYGTYDYTFPGSQMYAKGRLGVAKNKVDVDAKNVAGQFASYNGKHSDTGIAGGLGLGYNIAPNAAVELAYDWYPKVENVGSKGDLDASGITLGANFKF, encoded by the coding sequence ATGAAAACATTACAAAAAACTTTATTAGCATTGGTTGCTGGTTCATTAATGACTGCTGGCGCACAAGCAGCGATTACTTATGGTAACGGCATGACCGCTCAGCCTTACATCGGTGCTAAAATTGGTCAATACGACCTTGATGATGCAGACGATGAAGCATTATCATATGGCGTTTATGGTGGTGCTAAATTCACACCAAACTTCGGTATTGAAGCTGAATACCTAACCACCAGTGATGAAGATTTTGCTCCTGGTTCTGAATACAGTGCTGACGTATATGGCCTATACGGTACTTACGACTACACTTTCCCAGGCTCACAAATGTACGCTAAAGGCCGTTTAGGCGTTGCTAAAAACAAAGTAGACGTAGATGCTAAAAACGTTGCTGGCCAATTTGCAAGCTATAACGGTAAGCATTCTGACACTGGTATTGCAGGTGGTCTAGGTCTAGGTTACAACATCGCTCCTAATGCAGCAGTAGAGTTGGCTTACGATTGGTATCCAAAAGTTGAAAATGTAGGTAGCAAAGGCGACCTAGATGCTTCTGGTATCACTTTAGGTGCTAACTTCAAGTTCTAA
- a CDS encoding porin family protein, which produces MKTLQKTLLALAAGSLMTMGAQAAVNYGNGMTAQPYIGAKIGQYDLDKADNEAMSYGIYGGAKFTPNFGVEAEYMTTNDEDFTRGANKSEYSADVYGLYGTYDYTFPGSQMYAKGRLGVAKNKVDIDSKSLAYNRYDGKKSDTGIAGGLGLGYNLAPNAAVEVAYDWYPKVDNVADKGNLDASGVTLGANFKF; this is translated from the coding sequence ATGAAAACATTACAAAAAACTCTACTTGCTTTAGCTGCTGGCTCATTAATGACTATGGGTGCACAAGCTGCCGTGAACTATGGCAATGGTATGACTGCACAGCCTTATATCGGTGCAAAAATTGGTCAGTATGATCTAGACAAAGCAGACAACGAAGCCATGTCGTATGGCATCTATGGTGGTGCTAAATTCACCCCAAACTTCGGTGTCGAAGCTGAATATATGACCACTAATGATGAAGACTTCACACGTGGTGCCAATAAGTCTGAATATAGCGCTGATGTGTATGGTCTATATGGTACTTATGACTATACCTTCCCAGGCTCGCAAATGTATGCCAAAGGTCGTTTAGGTGTGGCTAAAAACAAAGTAGACATCGACTCTAAATCATTAGCTTACAATAGATATGATGGTAAAAAATCAGATACAGGTATCGCCGGTGGTCTAGGTCTAGGTTATAACCTTGCTCCTAATGCTGCGGTAGAAGTGGCTTATGACTGGTATCCAAAGGTAGATAACGTGGCTGATAAAGGTAACCTAGATGCTTCAGGTGTTACTTTAGGAGCTAACTTTAAGTTCTAA
- a CDS encoding NfeD family protein, producing MWQIEPWHWLVLGGILIILEMFLTTFAALWFGVAALIVALVSWLFPVPVVIQIVLWLILSVLMVFIWFKYIKPLSVDRTKAGLGGSIIIGEKGMIIRAPSDNQTGTVRFSVPIVGAAEWQCRSRDEPLEVGQRVVVVDIMGNELVVAPLPGSVPIAH from the coding sequence ATGTGGCAGATAGAGCCTTGGCATTGGTTGGTTCTTGGTGGGATATTAATTATCTTAGAGATGTTTCTAACCACATTCGCAGCCTTATGGTTTGGGGTAGCAGCCCTTATTGTTGCCTTGGTAAGCTGGCTTTTTCCGGTACCTGTAGTGATTCAGATTGTATTGTGGTTAATACTGTCTGTGCTGATGGTATTTATTTGGTTTAAATATATCAAGCCTTTATCGGTCGATCGTACCAAAGCCGGTCTGGGTGGCAGCATTATCATCGGTGAAAAAGGGATGATTATTAGGGCGCCCTCTGACAACCAAACCGGTACGGTGCGCTTTAGTGTACCTATCGTGGGCGCTGCTGAATGGCAATGTCGCAGCCGTGATGAACCGCTAGAGGTGGGTCAACGCGTGGTTGTGGTGGATATTATGGGTAATGAGCTGGTTGTGGCGCCTCTACCTGGCTCGGTACCTATAGCACATTAA
- a CDS encoding outer membrane beta-barrel protein, with the protein MKTLQKTLLALAAGSLMTVGAQAAVNYGNGMTAQPYIGAKVGQFDLDDAKDKAFSYGVYTGVKSNQGIGVEAEYLTTEKNDLIKTDTDRKEYKAENYGLYATYDHAFPNTELYAKGRVGVAKNKIKVEDKLVGGKTSSSDVGIGGGLGFGYNLAPNAAVELAYEWYPKVDKVAGLGDLRSEGVTLGANFKF; encoded by the coding sequence ATGAAAACTTTACAAAAAACTCTACTTGCTTTAGCTGCTGGCTCATTAATGACTGTGGGTGCACAAGCTGCCGTGAACTATGGCAATGGTATGACTGCACAGCCTTATATCGGTGCCAAAGTTGGCCAGTTTGATTTAGATGATGCCAAAGACAAAGCATTTTCATACGGTGTATATACTGGTGTGAAATCTAACCAAGGTATTGGGGTTGAAGCTGAGTACCTCACCACCGAAAAAAATGATTTAATTAAAACAGATACTGACCGTAAAGAATATAAAGCAGAAAACTATGGTCTATATGCCACTTATGACCATGCTTTCCCAAATACAGAGTTATACGCCAAAGGCCGTGTTGGTGTTGCAAAAAACAAAATCAAAGTAGAAGACAAACTGGTTGGCGGCAAGACCTCAAGCTCTGATGTGGGTATTGGTGGTGGTCTAGGCTTTGGTTATAACCTAGCACCGAATGCTGCCGTTGAGTTGGCTTATGAATGGTATCCAAAAGTAGATAAAGTAGCTGGCCTAGGTGATCTAAGATCTGAAGGGGTTACTTTAGGCGCTAACTTTAAGTTCTAA
- the hemN gene encoding oxygen-independent coproporphyrinogen III oxidase — MTHSAIFTDQASLPPSTERPDFSPSNPYAKKQFDAATSEMPQLEYDQALIHKYNRSGPRYTSYPTALEFKPIEAGVELEVLTRRDPNAPLSLYFHIPFCRHLCYYCACNKIITKKNSDAGDYLAYLKNEVKQKRALLQRPDSGGKPYVKQLHLGGGTPTFFSDEELTELWQFLQTQFEFAPTSVEQVSDEHPEMGDYSVEIDPREIRDTTLSVLRSLGFNRVSFGVQDLDDKVQIAVNRVQSEALIRSVMQETRRLGFQSTNIDLIYGLPHQTPQTFAKTVQTIIDISPDRLSIFNYAHLPDRFKSQRQIKEEDLPTPAEKLEMFSDTIAALNTAGYQYIGIDHFAKPDDSMAIAQRDGILHRNFQGYTILGDCDLLGFGVSSISQINSTLYANKGNTSTHILQNHTDLKAYEAMVDAGKLPAVRHIKTSIQDRLRGYVISNLLCHDYIDFKDLNQKFGIDAITFFIDEIQQLGEMQQDRLIDMDAAGIRILPKGRLLARNVAMVFDSYLASKEKNRFSKVI; from the coding sequence ATGACTCATTCTGCCATTTTTACAGACCAAGCCAGTCTTCCCCCATCTACTGAGCGTCCGGATTTTTCTCCTAGCAATCCTTATGCCAAAAAACAGTTTGATGCAGCGACCTCTGAGATGCCGCAGTTAGAATATGATCAGGCGTTAATTCATAAATATAATCGTTCAGGGCCACGCTATACCTCATACCCTACTGCGCTTGAGTTTAAGCCCATTGAAGCCGGCGTTGAATTAGAGGTTTTGACCCGCCGCGACCCCAATGCGCCCCTATCGCTTTATTTTCACATTCCCTTTTGTCGCCATCTTTGCTACTACTGTGCTTGCAATAAGATCATCACCAAAAAGAACAGCGATGCCGGTGACTACCTAGCGTATCTAAAAAATGAAGTAAAACAAAAGCGTGCCTTATTACAACGTCCTGACTCAGGTGGTAAGCCTTATGTCAAGCAGCTGCATTTGGGTGGGGGTACACCGACTTTCTTTAGTGATGAGGAACTGACTGAGCTTTGGCAGTTTTTGCAGACCCAGTTTGAATTTGCACCCACCTCAGTTGAGCAAGTGAGCGATGAGCACCCAGAAATGGGAGACTACTCTGTAGAGATTGACCCTCGAGAGATTAGAGATACCACGTTGAGCGTGTTACGCAGTTTGGGCTTTAACCGAGTCAGCTTCGGGGTGCAGGACTTGGATGACAAGGTTCAAATTGCGGTGAACCGAGTGCAATCTGAAGCGCTTATCCGTAGTGTGATGCAAGAGACCCGCCGCTTAGGCTTTCAGTCGACCAATATTGACTTAATCTATGGGCTGCCGCATCAAACGCCGCAGACGTTCGCTAAGACGGTACAGACCATTATTGACATCTCGCCTGATAGATTGTCCATCTTTAACTATGCGCACCTGCCTGATCGCTTTAAGTCGCAGCGTCAGATTAAAGAGGAGGATTTACCGACACCAGCCGAGAAGCTTGAGATGTTCAGTGATACCATAGCCGCGTTGAATACAGCTGGCTACCAGTACATCGGTATCGATCACTTTGCGAAGCCTGATGACAGCATGGCCATCGCTCAGCGTGATGGTATTTTGCACCGCAACTTCCAAGGCTATACCATCTTAGGTGACTGCGACTTATTGGGCTTTGGTGTCTCCTCTATCAGTCAAATTAACAGCACCTTGTATGCCAATAAGGGCAATACCTCTACTCATATTCTACAAAATCACACAGATTTAAAAGCGTATGAGGCCATGGTAGATGCCGGCAAACTGCCGGCGGTACGCCATATCAAAACCAGCATACAAGACCGTCTGCGTGGTTATGTGATTTCCAATCTGTTGTGCCATGATTACATTGATTTTAAAGACTTGAATCAAAAATTTGGGATAGATGCCATCACATTTTTTATTGATGAAATTCAGCAGCTCGGTGAGATGCAGCAAGACCGACTTATAGATATGGATGCTGCCGGTATCCGTATTTTGCCAAAGGGACGCCTGCTTGCCCGCAACGTGGCCATGGTATTTGATAGCTATTTGGCAAGTAAAGAAAAAAACCGCTTCTCTAAAGTGATTTAG
- a CDS encoding porin family protein, translated as MNTLNKTLLAVAAGTLMTVGAQAAVSYGNGMTAQPYIGAKVGQYDLDGAKDKGTSYGVYGGAKFTPNLGVEAEYLTTSDEDFGPGTEYSADVYGLYGTYDYAFPNTGGLYAKGRVGVAKNEVDVESKNSNLYKDSGSETGIAGGLGLGFNVAQNASIEAMYNWYPSIENTRGDDIDASGVTLGAHVKF; from the coding sequence ATGAATACTTTAAACAAAACCCTACTTGCGGTAGCTGCTGGTACCCTAATGACGGTAGGCGCTCAAGCGGCTGTTAGCTATGGTAACGGTATGACAGCTCAGCCCTATATCGGTGCTAAAGTGGGTCAATATGATCTTGATGGTGCGAAAGACAAAGGCACCTCATATGGTGTCTACGGTGGTGCCAAATTCACACCAAACCTAGGTGTCGAAGCTGAATACCTAACTACCAGTGATGAAGACTTCGGTCCAGGTACAGAATACTCAGCTGATGTATACGGCCTGTATGGTACTTATGATTATGCCTTCCCTAACACAGGTGGCTTATATGCTAAAGGCCGTGTGGGTGTCGCTAAGAATGAAGTCGATGTGGAAAGCAAGAACTCAAATCTTTATAAAGATTCTGGCTCTGAAACAGGTATCGCAGGTGGCTTAGGTCTAGGCTTTAACGTGGCACAGAATGCCTCTATCGAAGCTATGTACAACTGGTACCCTTCTATTGAAAACACACGTGGTGACGATATCGATGCCAGCGGTGTTACCTTAGGTGCTCACGTTAAATTCTAA
- a CDS encoding esterase-like activity of phytase family protein has translation MSNTDLHPITQGTPLPYDVLDTVHDNAAYPGTPLEIRGGGFGSDAAAHPTNANQFYALTDRGPNSDFKGSLGEGKQFLVPSYSPKIGLFQVEPEGQIIKVKEIVLKDKAGQPISGLPNPKAFGGTNEIPYDVHGEPMTKDPSRPYDPQSNPVKTDLNGLDPEGLAALNDGSFWISDEYGPHLVHYDAQGVEIERINPFGADNRNTVMAGDKPLLLPAELAKRRTNRGMESLTITPDQSTLVGLMESSMDNPDKQGRQSALTRLLTINLVTGQLAQYLYRLDAVNHVNSALAAINEQQFYVAEHDRQFPWQQPTAKKLIYKIDLACATNINDFEHLTDMAAKSDLAVTLTQDEQLGLLIDGLTLEQLIAEDEANWQLLEKLGIYPVKKTLAVDVLKAIDYPHDKLEGIWLRQDGSLGLLNDDDFAINDSDKGIEHKYLDAEKRVIDANRLYVVTPSV, from the coding sequence ATGTCAAATACTGACTTACATCCCATCACTCAAGGTACACCATTGCCTTATGATGTCTTGGATACCGTTCATGATAATGCCGCTTATCCGGGCACCCCACTTGAGATTCGCGGCGGCGGATTTGGGTCGGATGCGGCCGCTCATCCCACCAATGCCAATCAGTTTTACGCCTTGACAGACCGAGGTCCCAATTCAGACTTTAAAGGCAGTCTGGGCGAGGGCAAGCAGTTTTTGGTGCCAAGCTATAGCCCAAAAATCGGCTTATTTCAGGTCGAACCTGAGGGTCAGATTATCAAAGTTAAAGAGATTGTATTAAAAGATAAAGCAGGGCAGCCCATAAGTGGACTGCCTAACCCTAAGGCTTTTGGTGGTACCAATGAGATACCTTATGATGTTCATGGTGAGCCGATGACGAAGGACCCTAGTAGGCCTTATGATCCTCAGAGCAATCCAGTAAAAACCGATCTTAACGGTTTGGATCCCGAAGGGCTGGCGGCATTGAATGATGGCAGCTTTTGGATAAGCGATGAGTATGGTCCGCATTTGGTACATTATGATGCGCAGGGGGTTGAGATTGAGCGGATTAATCCGTTTGGTGCAGATAACCGCAATACCGTTATGGCTGGAGATAAACCCTTGTTATTACCGGCAGAGTTGGCCAAGCGTCGCACCAACCGTGGTATGGAGTCATTGACCATTACCCCAGACCAAAGCACGCTGGTGGGGCTTATGGAGTCCTCAATGGACAACCCCGATAAGCAGGGCAGGCAATCTGCTTTGACCCGACTATTAACGATAAATCTAGTAACAGGGCAGCTTGCGCAATACCTATATCGACTGGATGCGGTCAATCATGTTAACTCAGCACTTGCCGCTATTAATGAGCAGCAATTTTATGTCGCTGAGCATGATCGTCAGTTTCCTTGGCAACAGCCGACTGCCAAAAAGCTGATTTACAAAATTGACTTAGCCTGTGCCACCAACATCAATGACTTTGAGCATTTAACTGATATGGCAGCAAAGTCAGACTTGGCTGTCACACTGACTCAAGATGAGCAGCTTGGACTGTTAATTGATGGCTTAACCCTTGAGCAACTGATTGCAGAAGATGAGGCTAATTGGCAGCTACTGGAGAAGCTGGGTATTTATCCGGTCAAAAAAACATTGGCAGTGGATGTGCTCAAAGCCATTGATTATCCGCATGACAAGCTTGAGGGCATTTGGCTGCGTCAAGATGGTTCTTTGGGGCTATTAAATGACGATGACTTTGCCATCAATGATTCAGACAAAGGGATTGAGCATAAATATCTTGATGCCGAGAAGAGGGTAATAGATGCTAACCGGCTGTACGTGGTCACCCCAAGCGTATGA
- a CDS encoding SPFH domain-containing protein produces the protein MNSLSIVMIVLVALVVFTIFKGVRIVPQGYKWIVQRLGKYHQTLEPGLNLIIPYVDDVAYKLTTKDIVLDIPSQEVITRDNVVIIANAVAYISIVQPEKAVYGIEDYEHGIRNLVQTSLRSIIGEMDLDSALSSRDQIKALLKHAISEDIADWGITLKTVEIQDINPSDTMQTAMEEQAAAERQRRATVTRADGQKQAAILEADGRLEASRRDAEAQVVLAKGSEESIRLISQAMGKEEMPVVYLLGEQYIKAMRELAESDNAKTVVLPADILSTVKGMVGNKFQP, from the coding sequence ATGAACAGTTTGAGTATCGTGATGATTGTCTTGGTGGCCTTGGTGGTGTTTACCATCTTTAAAGGCGTCAGAATTGTGCCGCAAGGGTATAAGTGGATTGTGCAGCGCCTAGGTAAGTATCATCAAACCTTAGAGCCGGGTTTAAACTTAATTATTCCTTATGTGGATGATGTGGCTTATAAGCTCACCACCAAAGACATCGTGTTAGACATCCCTTCACAAGAGGTGATTACCCGCGATAACGTGGTAATTATTGCCAACGCCGTGGCTTATATCAGCATCGTACAGCCCGAAAAAGCGGTCTATGGTATTGAAGATTATGAGCATGGTATCCGTAACTTAGTACAAACCTCACTGCGCTCTATCATAGGTGAGATGGATTTAGACAGTGCCTTATCAAGCCGTGATCAGATTAAAGCCTTGCTTAAGCATGCCATCTCAGAGGATATCGCCGATTGGGGTATTACTCTAAAAACAGTTGAAATTCAAGATATTAACCCATCAGACACGATGCAAACCGCTATGGAAGAGCAGGCTGCCGCAGAGCGTCAACGCCGTGCTACCGTAACGCGTGCCGATGGTCAAAAACAAGCGGCTATCTTAGAGGCTGATGGCCGTCTTGAAGCCTCACGCCGTGATGCAGAAGCTCAAGTGGTACTGGCCAAAGGGTCAGAGGAATCTATTCGCTTAATCAGTCAAGCGATGGGCAAAGAGGAGATGCCTGTGGTGTATCTATTGGGTGAGCAGTATATCAAGGCCATGCGTGAGCTGGCCGAGTCGGACAATGCCAAAACGGTGGTATTGCCTGCCGATATCTTAAGTACTGTAAAAGGCATGGTGGGCAATAAGTTTCAACCTTAA
- a CDS encoding alpha-keto acid decarboxylase family protein, with product MSQPIYTIADYLFDRVAEAGATEIFGVPGDYNLAFLDNIIASNKLRWVGNTNELNAGYAADGYARERRFSAMVTTFGVGELSAINATAGSYAEYVPVLHIVGAPNTQLRDGKRRLHHSLGDGVFNHFIKMVEPVSVARAEITAENAASEIDRVIRMVLKKQRPGYLLLSPDVAKLPIYRPTTQLKDSEEDITSQEALADFKKELSCYIEGKATTLIADLMVHRLGLQSQLKALIADTQIPYATLSWGKTLIDEHSDRWAGVYVGEPSQPTVKDAIENAECLIKLGVNYTDTTTSGFTQKIDTSKVVDIHQERATVADKTFAPIAMKDALRALHEVLTSGIEVVAKPLIAPVDVHQQQGGDDEPLLQKDLWHIVADCLDGNNLVFAEQGTAYFGMSEVRLPEGVTFYGQPLWGSIGYTLPASLGAGIASPNKRSVLLIGDGSALLTIQDLAVMIREQLNPVILLINNAGYTVERAIHGEEELYNDIPVCDWQVMPQAFGANQHNCLTLKAATPAELKSALSQADKAKDKMVFIEVITGMMDIPPLLQDVAASLK from the coding sequence ATGTCACAGCCCATCTATACCATTGCTGATTATCTATTTGACCGAGTAGCTGAAGCGGGTGCCACCGAAATCTTCGGGGTGCCAGGCGATTACAACTTAGCCTTTTTAGACAATATTATTGCTTCAAATAAACTGCGCTGGGTAGGCAATACCAATGAGCTCAACGCCGGTTATGCTGCTGATGGCTATGCGCGCGAACGCCGATTTTCGGCCATGGTCACCACCTTTGGGGTAGGTGAGCTGTCTGCTATTAACGCCACTGCTGGCTCATACGCCGAGTATGTGCCGGTGCTGCATATTGTGGGCGCACCCAATACTCAGTTAAGAGATGGCAAGCGCCGCCTACATCACAGCTTAGGTGATGGGGTGTTTAACCACTTTATTAAAATGGTGGAGCCTGTCAGCGTGGCCCGAGCTGAGATTACGGCCGAAAACGCCGCCTCTGAGATTGATAGGGTAATTCGCATGGTGCTAAAAAAGCAGCGCCCTGGTTATTTATTATTGTCACCTGATGTGGCCAAGCTGCCTATTTATCGTCCCACCACTCAGCTAAAAGACAGTGAAGAGGACATCACCAGTCAAGAGGCTTTGGCTGACTTCAAAAAAGAGCTGAGCTGCTATATCGAAGGCAAAGCCACCACCTTAATTGCAGACTTAATGGTACACCGCCTGGGCCTACAATCTCAGCTAAAAGCACTGATAGCCGACACTCAAATCCCCTATGCCACTTTATCTTGGGGTAAGACCTTAATCGATGAGCACAGTGATCGTTGGGCGGGTGTTTATGTGGGTGAGCCCTCGCAGCCTACGGTAAAAGATGCCATTGAAAATGCGGAGTGTTTGATTAAATTGGGTGTTAATTATACCGACACCACCACCTCCGGCTTTACTCAAAAGATTGATACCTCAAAAGTGGTCGATATTCATCAAGAGCGTGCCACAGTAGCCGATAAGACCTTTGCTCCCATCGCCATGAAGGATGCGCTACGAGCACTGCATGAGGTATTAACATCAGGCATTGAGGTGGTCGCCAAGCCACTTATTGCGCCAGTTGATGTGCATCAGCAGCAAGGCGGTGATGATGAGCCACTACTGCAAAAAGACTTATGGCATATTGTGGCCGACTGTTTGGATGGCAATAACTTGGTGTTTGCTGAGCAAGGTACCGCCTATTTTGGCATGAGCGAAGTGCGTCTGCCTGAAGGGGTAACCTTCTATGGTCAGCCGCTGTGGGGCTCTATCGGCTATACATTACCTGCCAGCTTGGGGGCCGGTATAGCATCACCTAACAAGCGTAGTGTGCTGCTTATCGGCGATGGCTCAGCGCTATTGACCATTCAAGATTTGGCGGTAATGATTCGTGAGCAGCTAAACCCAGTGATTTTATTAATCAATAATGCAGGCTACACCGTAGAGCGTGCCATTCACGGCGAAGAGGAGCTTTACAATGACATTCCTGTGTGTGATTGGCAGGTGATGCCTCAAGCTTTTGGTGCCAATCAACACAACTGCTTGACCCTAAAAGCTGCGACCCCAGCTGAGCTAAAATCAGCGCTGTCTCAAGCGGACAAAGCCAAAGATAAGATGGTATTTATTGAAGTAATTACCGGCATGATGGACATACCGCCGTTATTACAAGATGTGGCGGCATCTTTAAAATAA
- a CDS encoding DMT family transporter, whose translation MNKNIKVAIGCLIAGGALLGLSTNLAKYAGTVGLTPLAFVFWSISGAAFILLVISLLRRQPPPLTRRSLEYYAVAALVSVAGSNLIFFSAIPQVGASFVALIISLPPLLTYLGALLLKMERFSPMRAAGVAAALSGAGVLAANKLGAPNASVFWIIVALCGPVLLAIGNLYRTLRWPTGASPSALAPGMLIAAAIQLGMLGLLPHFSLTLPREDPLALIVSMGLIVLQSFVFAGQFQVLFLLQKAGGPVLLSLLGSTAALFAVPIAIFFQAEAPPEGLLWGAGLIALGVTLVTLGGLKNKQAL comes from the coding sequence GTGAACAAGAATATTAAAGTGGCTATTGGTTGCTTGATTGCTGGCGGCGCTCTGCTTGGCTTATCTACTAATCTGGCCAAATACGCTGGTACAGTGGGGCTCACTCCGCTGGCGTTTGTATTTTGGTCCATTAGTGGGGCCGCTTTTATCTTATTGGTTATCTCTTTGCTGCGCCGTCAGCCGCCCCCTTTAACTCGGCGTAGTCTTGAGTATTATGCTGTGGCTGCCTTAGTCAGTGTTGCCGGCTCTAACTTGATATTTTTCTCAGCCATTCCCCAAGTGGGGGCAAGTTTTGTGGCGCTCATCATCTCACTGCCGCCTTTACTGACTTATTTGGGCGCACTCTTGTTAAAGATGGAGCGCTTTAGTCCAATGCGGGCTGCAGGGGTAGCCGCAGCATTAAGCGGTGCTGGGGTACTGGCTGCTAATAAGCTTGGTGCGCCTAATGCCAGTGTGTTTTGGATTATCGTGGCCTTGTGTGGCCCAGTGCTGCTTGCCATAGGTAATTTGTATCGCACCTTACGCTGGCCCACAGGCGCCTCACCCAGTGCCCTTGCGCCTGGGATGCTAATAGCAGCAGCGATACAATTGGGTATGCTGGGGTTATTGCCCCACTTTTCACTCACTTTACCTCGCGAGGATCCACTGGCTTTGATAGTATCAATGGGGCTAATTGTACTGCAGTCCTTTGTTTTTGCCGGACAGTTTCAAGTGCTGTTTTTATTACAAAAAGCCGGCGGGCCGGTGCTGCTAAGCTTGCTGGGTTCAACCGCTGCACTGTTTGCGGTTCCTATTGCCATATTTTTTCAAGCAGAAGCGCCGCCTGAGGGACTGCTATGGGGTGCAGGACTTATTGCCCTCGGGGTCACTTTGGTGACGTTAGGTGGCCTAAAAAACAAGCAGGCGCTCTAA